The Mobula birostris isolate sMobBir1 chromosome 1, sMobBir1.hap1, whole genome shotgun sequence genome contains a region encoding:
- the mcm4 gene encoding DNA replication licensing factor MCM4, protein MSSPNSTPSRKGNKRGRGSNPSTPRSDGLQSPPQRQRVDDSTSTGELQPMPTSPVADVLSPPVQESSFLSSPARSRHSAASEFDVSSPLTYGTPSSRVEGTPRSGVRGTPIRQRPDLGSARKARQVDLHAEQPSADDDVTSEQSLGQKLVIWGTDVNVAACKEKFQRFLQRFIDPSAQEDVAGLDLNEPLYMQCLEEMNVVGEPFLNVNSSHLRGFDPELYRQLICYPQEVIPTFDMAVNELFFDRFPDSILEHQIQVRPFNALKTKNMRSLNPEDIDQLITVSGMVIRCSQLIPEMQEAFFSCQVCAFSTRVEVDRGRIAEPSVCRNCNTTHSMALIHNRSLFSDKQMVKLQESPEDMPAGQTPHTVILFAHNDLVDKVQPGDRVNVTGIYRAVPIRVNPRASNVKSVYKTHIDVIHFHKTDEKRLHGLDDDKEQKLFTEQRVEMLKELSKKPDIYERLSAALAPSIYEHEDIKKGILLQLFGGTRKDFSLTGRGNFRAEINILLCGDPGTSKSQLLQYVYNLVPRGQYTSGKGSSAVGLTAYVTKDPETRQLVLQTGALVLSDNGICCIDEFDKMNDSTRSVMHEVMEQQTLSIAKAGIICQLNARTSILAAANPVESQWNPKKTTIENIQLPHTLLSRFDLIFLMLDPQDEAYDRRLAHHLVSLYYQSEEEMEEEYLDMAVLRDYIAYARTYVHPRLSEEASQALIEAYVDMRKIGSGRGMVSAYPRQLESLIRLAEAYAKVRFSEKVENIDVEEAKRLHREALKQSATDPRTGIVDISILTTGMSATARKRKEELAQALKKLIQSKGKTLAMRYQQLFDDLRSQSDTAITKDMFEEALQALADEDFLTVTGKTVRLL, encoded by the exons ATGTCATCCCCAAACTCCACACCGAGTCGTAAAGGAAACAAGCGTGGAAGAGGCAGTAATCCTTCCACAC CTCGCAGTGATGGATTACAGTCCCCGCCTCAAAGGCAGCGAGTCGACGATTCCACCTCCACTGGGGAGCTACAGCCAATGCCAACTTCTCCAGTAGCAGATGTCCTGAGCCCGCCTGTACAGGAGTCCTCCTTCCTATCAAGCCCAGCACGGTCACGCCACTCAg CTGCCAGTGAATTTGACGTAAGTTCTCCTCTGACCTATGGCACTCCCAGCTCTAGAGTGGAAGGTACACCTCGTAGCGGTGTTCGTGGCACACCTATACGCCAGCGTCCTGATCTCGGTTCGGCGCGCAAGGCCCGCCAGGTTGATTTGCATGCTGAACAG CCTTCAGCGGATGATGATGTGACCAGTGAGCAATCCCTTGGACAAAAGCTGGTTATCTGGGGAACAGATGTCAATGTGGCTGCATGCAAAGAAAAATTTCAG AGGTTCCTTCAACGTTTTATTGACCCTTCTGCTCAAGAAGATGTCGCAGGTCTAGACCTCAATGAGCCACTTTACATGCAATGTCTTGAGGAG ATGAATGTGGTAGGAGAGCCATTCCTAAATGTGAACTCTTCTCACTTGAGGGGATTTGACCCTGAACTCTACAGGCAGCTAATTTGTTATCCACAG GAAGTGATTCCCACTTTTGATATGGCTGTCAATGAGCTCTTTTTTGACCGTTTTCCTGACTCGATACTGGAGCATCAGATCCAAGTTCGACCATTCAATGCTTTGAAAACCAAAAACATGAGAAGTCTAAATCCAGAAG ATATTGATCAGTTGATCACAGTCAGTGGCATGGTGATCCGATGCTCACAATTGATACCTGAAATGCAGGAGGCGTTCTTCAGTTGTCAAGTATGTGCTTTCAGCACGAGAGTGGAAGTTGACCGCGGTCGAATTGCTGAGCCATCTGTTTGCAGGAACTGTAACACCACACACAGCATGGCTCTAATCCATAACCGTTCATTGTTCTCAGACAAGCAGATG GTTAAGTTACAAGAGTCACCTGAAGATATGCCTGCAGGGCAGACCCCACATACAGTTATTCTATTTGCTCACAATGACTTGGTGGATAAAGTACAGCCTGGTGACCGTGTAAACGTCACGG GCATCTACAGAGCTGTTCCAATTCGAGTAAATCCACGAGCAAGCAATGTGAAATCTGTGTACAAAACTCACATTGATGTCATTCACTTTCACAAAACTGATGAAAAACGACTTCATGGCCTTGATGATGACAAGGAGCAGAAACTCTTTACTGAGCAGCGTGTGGAGATGCTCAAAGAACTGTCTAAGAAACCTGATATTTATGAACGACTTTCTGCTGCACTGGCACCCAGTATTTATGAGCATGAGGATATCAAAAAG GGTATTTTGTTACAGTTGTTTGGTGGGACCCGCAAAGACTTCAGTCTCACTGGCCGTGGCAATTTCCGTGCTGAGATCAACATCCTTTTATGTGGTGACCCTGGTACCAGCAAATCTCAGTTGCTCCAGTATGTGTACAACCTGGTACCCAGAGGCCAGTACACATCTGGTAAAGGTTCCAGTGCTGTAGGTCTGACTGCTTACGTGACAAAAGATCCAGAGACAAGACAGCTGGTCTTGCAGACCGGTGCTCTTGTTCTTAGTGATAATGGCATCTGTTGCATTGATGAGTTTGACAAAATGAACGATAGCACAAGGTCTGTGATGCATGAAGTTATGGAGCAACAAACTCTTTCCATTGCTAAG GCCGGAATAATCTGTCAGCTGAATGCCCGAACATCTATCCTGGCAGCTGCAAACCCAGTGGAATCCCAGTGGAACCCCAAAAAGACAACTATCGAAAACATCCAGCTTCCACATACACTCTTATCTAG GTTTGATTTGATCTTCCTTATGTTGGATCCACAAGACGAGGCTTATGATCGACGTCTTGCCCACCATTTGGTttcactttattatcaaagtgaagAAGAAATGGAAGAAGAATACTTGGATATGGCAGTGCTCAGGGACTATATTGCCTATGCCCGTACTTATGTCCATCCTAGGCTGAGTGAAGAGGCCAGTCAAGCGCTTATTGAG GCATATGTAGACATGAGGAAAATTGGCAGTGGAAGGGGCATGGTATCGGCATATCCTCGACAGCTGGAGTCATTGATACGTCTGGCAGAAGCTTACGCTAAGGTGCGCTTCTCCGAAAAGGTTGAAAACATAGATGTAGAAGAGGCAAAACGTCTTCACCGTGAAGCTTTGAAACAGTCTGCAACTGATCCAAGGACTGGAATTGTAGATATATCTATTCTTACTACAG GAATGAGTGCTACTGCTCGTAAGCGGAAGGAGGAGCTGGCTCAAGCCTTGAAGAAGCTCATACAATCCAAAGGCAAAACTCTCGCCATGAGATACCAACAACTTTTTGATGATCTAAGAAGTCAATCTGATACT GCTATTACCAAGGATATGTTTGAAGAGGCACTGCAAGCTTTGGCAGATGAAGATTTCCTGACTGTAACTGGGAAAACTGTTCGATTGCTTTAA